Proteins encoded in a region of the Polyangiaceae bacterium genome:
- a CDS encoding 1-acyl-sn-glycerol-3-phosphate acyltransferase, whose product MPRRNLTRPYEPNAALRALYRKVFDRIQVDDAWVSTVRDLASRGSVVFVLRSLNFVDFFALDHLTKRFGLPEVRFANDLGLWVLAPMGKGWLNAIFPRRDVTPADELEDALARGGSAALFLKRPPGPLDLATGASAGRGLREGDGFVRSLLNLQRAQQKPILLLPQLFVWTKEPDTRGTRPLDFVLGPREWPTPLRTVGQYLYNYNHVALKSGEPLDLAEFCRNNDNVPQDVQVRRVTYALLRRLERERRSIVGPAEKAPDRVRLEIVRTPKLKATIRDLAGERPVDRAVITGRALGMLRELQATPDMSTIKGLEAIFHRVFHRIYAGIEYDKADVERVRDAAKEGSLVLLPSHKSHIDYLILSYVFNNENIQLPLIAAGDNLNFFPVGAIFRRGGAFFIRRSFKGDKLYAAIVDSYIRRLIRDGYPIELFLEGGRSRTGKLLPPKYGLLTMIVDAAMAVPQRTTYFVPVSIGYERVIEASSYQRELSGGEKEKEDAAGLLKTPEVLRHRYGRINLQFGEVLTLAQIRDEIGASQDEVLRPARRRALITRLGNRVMDEINQVTAITPGALTALALLSSQRRGLSLDEVIDRSGKFLGVLQSLGARVTPSAATPGGSLRPDAIREAVEMFRDAELVEIHEPQLVDDGKRKRRTKTSVSRETIITPVDEKRLTLDVSKNAVIHFFVERALVATALSVDGGGPLEVEELKERVRRLSRLFKLEFRFRADATFDEIFEDTLTTLIEDRTLIRTSDGGVAAGAGHDDLTGEEWLALYASLLVNFLEGYRVAGRALTLLLKGAASEKELVKKALTLGNRMFYAGEVSRREAISRPLIVNALQSFLEQGYLTREGGKLSLAASFHSQDAVRTIEGRVAGYLGPTA is encoded by the coding sequence ATGCCTCGCCGGAACTTGACACGACCCTATGAGCCGAACGCAGCACTGCGCGCCTTGTATCGCAAGGTGTTCGACCGGATACAGGTCGATGACGCCTGGGTTTCCACCGTTCGCGACCTGGCGAGTCGAGGCAGTGTGGTTTTCGTGCTGCGAAGCCTGAACTTCGTGGACTTCTTCGCCCTCGATCACCTGACCAAGCGTTTCGGCCTTCCCGAGGTTCGCTTCGCGAACGACCTGGGGCTCTGGGTCTTGGCCCCGATGGGCAAGGGTTGGCTCAATGCCATCTTTCCTCGACGCGACGTCACCCCAGCGGACGAGCTCGAGGACGCGCTCGCCCGTGGCGGGTCCGCCGCGCTGTTCCTGAAGCGTCCCCCCGGCCCCCTCGATCTTGCCACGGGAGCCAGCGCCGGCCGTGGGCTGCGCGAAGGCGATGGCTTCGTGCGCTCGCTGCTGAACCTTCAACGCGCCCAACAAAAACCGATCCTGCTCTTGCCGCAGCTCTTCGTCTGGACGAAGGAACCCGACACGCGCGGCACTCGTCCCCTGGACTTCGTCCTCGGGCCGCGGGAGTGGCCCACTCCCCTCAGGACTGTCGGCCAATACCTCTACAACTACAACCACGTTGCGCTGAAGAGCGGGGAACCCCTGGACCTGGCCGAGTTCTGCCGCAACAACGACAACGTGCCACAGGACGTTCAAGTCCGCCGTGTCACCTACGCGCTGCTCCGCCGCCTGGAGCGCGAGCGCCGCAGCATCGTGGGACCCGCGGAGAAAGCGCCCGACCGCGTGCGCCTCGAGATCGTGCGCACCCCCAAGCTGAAGGCGACCATTCGCGATTTGGCGGGCGAACGCCCCGTCGACCGGGCGGTGATCACGGGTCGGGCGCTCGGCATGTTGCGCGAGCTTCAAGCCACGCCGGACATGTCGACAATCAAGGGACTCGAGGCGATCTTTCATCGCGTCTTCCACCGCATCTACGCCGGCATCGAGTACGACAAGGCGGACGTCGAACGCGTGCGGGACGCAGCCAAAGAGGGCTCGCTGGTGCTGCTGCCCAGCCACAAGAGCCACATCGACTACCTGATCCTGAGCTACGTATTCAACAACGAGAACATTCAGCTGCCGCTGATTGCAGCTGGCGACAACCTGAACTTCTTCCCCGTCGGTGCCATCTTCCGCCGCGGGGGGGCGTTCTTCATCCGCCGCTCCTTCAAGGGCGACAAGCTCTATGCCGCCATCGTGGACAGCTACATCCGTCGTTTGATCCGCGACGGCTATCCCATCGAGCTCTTTCTGGAAGGCGGCCGGAGCCGGACGGGCAAGCTGCTCCCGCCCAAGTACGGCCTGCTGACGATGATCGTCGACGCGGCGATGGCGGTACCACAGCGCACCACCTATTTCGTTCCCGTCAGCATCGGTTACGAGCGCGTGATCGAGGCCAGCAGCTACCAACGCGAGCTATCTGGTGGCGAAAAGGAAAAAGAAGACGCCGCCGGCCTGCTCAAGACCCCCGAAGTGCTGCGCCATCGCTACGGTCGGATCAACTTGCAGTTTGGGGAGGTCCTCACGCTGGCACAGATCCGCGATGAGATCGGCGCCAGCCAGGACGAGGTCCTGCGCCCGGCACGACGGCGCGCTCTCATCACCCGCCTCGGCAACCGCGTGATGGACGAAATCAACCAGGTCACCGCCATCACGCCGGGCGCTCTGACGGCGCTGGCGCTGCTCTCGAGTCAGCGGCGAGGGCTCTCTCTAGATGAAGTGATCGACCGCAGCGGCAAGTTCCTGGGCGTGCTGCAGAGCCTGGGCGCTCGCGTGACGCCCTCCGCGGCGACGCCGGGCGGCAGCCTGCGCCCGGATGCCATCCGCGAGGCCGTGGAGATGTTTCGCGACGCAGAGCTAGTCGAGATCCACGAGCCGCAGCTTGTGGATGACGGAAAACGCAAACGGCGAACGAAGACGTCTGTGAGCCGCGAGACCATCATCACGCCCGTCGACGAAAAGCGCTTGACGCTCGACGTATCGAAGAACGCCGTGATCCACTTCTTCGTGGAGCGTGCGTTGGTGGCGACGGCACTTTCCGTGGACGGCGGTGGCCCCCTGGAAGTGGAGGAGCTCAAGGAGCGCGTGCGGCGGCTCTCGCGCTTGTTCAAGCTGGAGTTCCGCTTCCGCGCCGATGCCACCTTCGACGAGATCTTCGAGGACACCCTCACGACGCTGATCGAGGATCGGACGCTCATACGCACGAGCGATGGCGGGGTGGCGGCGGGAGCTGGCCACGACGATCTGACCGGGGAGGAGTGGTTGGCGCTCTACGCCTCGCTGTTGGTGAACTTCCTCGAGGGCTATCGCGTGGCTGGACGCGCGCTCACGCTGCTGTTGAAGGGGGCCGCATCAGAGAAGGAGCTGGTCAAAAAGGCCCTCACCCTCGGGAATCGGATGTTCTACGCTGGCGAGGTGTCGCGTCGCGAAGCCATCTCACGCCCCCTGATCGTGAACGCGCTTCAGTCGTTTCTGGAGCAAGGCTACCTGACGCGGGAGGGCGGCAAGCTATCCCTGGCAGCGTCCTTCCATAGTCAAGACGCCGTGCGCACGATCGAGGGACGCGTGGCGGGCTACCTGGGTCCGACGGCATGA
- a CDS encoding penicillin-insensitive murein endopeptidase codes for MNRPRRVVTSLGLGAALGCAGCFGTPSPLAPGVQGSVGVPQSGVLTNGVELEARGPGFRRYRPRSPHYWGNPRLVTALREAAAQVDAAHPGGSPLYVGDIAPRRGGVIPGHRSHRTGRDVDLLFYLTTPSGAPIPSPGFVRLDSDGLGKVEGEEEDQYVRLDVERNWALVKTLMLSPHIGVQWLFASRGVEALLIDYARARGEDLELVWHAETVLLQPGDSSPHDDHFHLRIACSPEELVAGCEGGGPYWPWLPLPEVPPWLPDAELRALGRDDPLPLWEDATQAS; via the coding sequence ATGAATCGCCCTCGGCGCGTAGTGACGTCACTTGGGCTCGGCGCTGCTCTCGGCTGCGCGGGCTGCTTTGGCACCCCGTCGCCGCTGGCGCCTGGCGTCCAGGGCTCCGTCGGCGTTCCGCAGTCAGGAGTGCTCACGAACGGAGTCGAGCTGGAGGCGCGTGGACCGGGCTTTCGTCGCTATCGCCCGCGCAGCCCGCACTACTGGGGCAATCCACGATTGGTGACCGCGCTGCGCGAAGCCGCGGCCCAGGTCGACGCGGCACACCCGGGCGGCAGCCCGCTCTACGTCGGCGACATTGCGCCGCGCCGCGGTGGAGTCATCCCTGGGCACCGCTCCCATCGCACCGGACGCGACGTCGATCTGCTCTTCTACCTGACCACCCCCTCAGGAGCGCCCATCCCGAGTCCTGGATTCGTGCGCTTGGATAGCGATGGCCTCGGGAAGGTCGAGGGCGAAGAAGAGGACCAGTACGTTCGGCTGGACGTCGAACGCAATTGGGCGCTGGTCAAGACGTTGATGCTTTCCCCACACATCGGGGTCCAGTGGCTATTCGCAAGCCGAGGCGTCGAGGCACTCCTGATCGACTACGCGCGGGCGCGTGGCGAAGACTTGGAACTCGTCTGGCACGCCGAGACCGTGCTCTTGCAGCCAGGAGACAGCTCCCCCCACGACGATCACTTTCATCTGCGCATCGCCTGCAGCCCCGAAGAACTGGTCGCCGGCTGCGAAGGCGGCGGCCCCTATTGGCCTTGGTTGCCCTTGCCGGAAGTGCCCCCATGGTTGCCCGATGCGGAGCTGCGTGCGCTGGGTCGCGACGACCCCTTGCCGCTCTGGGAAGATGCAACGCAAGCGTCCTGA
- a CDS encoding site-specific DNA-methyltransferase: MQRKRPEQTRLGRGELFFGDCASWLDDLARRRRRYDLVYVDPPFNAGGVRGARAGRGERATGISAYRDAWGGLEAFLQMLVPRLEKMAALLSTRGSLWVHLDHRAVHDTKVALDGILGRRAFRGEIIWVPGNGSRARNGPGVTHQTLLIYAPGELIWNREAPELREPFADTSLSMHFNKLDARGRRYRERKIRGKTYRYFADKGRQLGSVWSDCPAMRANTPLNREATGYPTQKPERLLRRILIASTLRDSAVLDPMCGSGTTLVAAERLGRRWTGGDQSTVALDIAARRLSAIARPQKTSGPGTKSQSPKAKPT, encoded by the coding sequence ATGCAACGCAAGCGTCCTGAGCAGACCAGGCTAGGTCGTGGCGAGCTCTTCTTCGGCGACTGCGCGAGCTGGCTGGACGATCTGGCGCGACGACGGCGACGCTACGACCTGGTGTACGTCGACCCGCCCTTCAACGCGGGCGGCGTTCGCGGCGCCCGCGCCGGTCGCGGCGAGCGCGCCACCGGCATTTCGGCCTACCGCGATGCGTGGGGAGGGCTCGAGGCGTTTCTCCAAATGCTGGTTCCGCGCCTAGAGAAGATGGCAGCGTTGCTCTCGACCCGAGGCAGTCTGTGGGTTCACCTCGACCATCGCGCAGTCCACGACACCAAGGTGGCCCTCGACGGCATCCTGGGGCGTCGTGCTTTTCGCGGCGAGATCATCTGGGTTCCGGGCAACGGTAGTCGCGCGCGCAACGGCCCCGGAGTGACGCATCAGACGCTGTTGATCTATGCCCCCGGAGAGCTGATCTGGAATCGAGAAGCGCCCGAACTGCGGGAACCCTTTGCCGACACCAGCCTGTCGATGCACTTCAACAAGCTCGATGCGAGAGGGCGCCGCTATCGCGAACGCAAGATCCGCGGCAAGACCTACCGCTACTTCGCCGATAAAGGCCGCCAGCTCGGAAGCGTCTGGAGCGATTGCCCAGCGATGCGTGCAAACACACCCCTCAATCGCGAAGCCACGGGCTATCCGACGCAAAAGCCCGAACGCTTGTTGCGGCGCATCCTGATCGCCTCCACCCTGCGTGACAGCGCCGTGCTGGATCCCATGTGCGGTTCGGGGACCACTCTCGTGGCCGCCGAGCGCCTCGGTCGGCGCTGGACCGGCGGCGATCAAAGCACCGTTGCCCTCGATATTGCCGCGCGACGCCTCAGCGCGATCGCACGCCCACAAAAGACTTCGGGCCCCGGGACGAAGTCCCAGAGCCCGAAAGCCAAACCGACCTGA